AACACCAAAGATACCAACAATCAATGCTGCAGTACCGGCGTAACCCACAGGCAATTTGGAAGTATCGTTCCAGTCTTCGATATTGTAGCCTTTGAAGCCTTTTCTGAACAGAAAATGTTCACAACACGAAATGCCAACGTAAATAGATAAATAGTAACCGATGGAGTTCATGAAGTTTTCCATAAATCCAGCAAAACAGTAAACAGCTGCGACGGACAAACCAAAAACAAACAGGTTACCAATAATGGTCCAAATAACTCTTGGAACCTTAGATAATGGCTCCCAAAGAGCTTGGACAGATAACGCAATAGTGTACATGTTTGGAATATTGTTCGCAATGGTGGACATCGCTAATAAGACACAACAGAATTCACCAAAACCACCCAACGAATCAACCGCTAGAATAGCATAAGTTAAACCACCAGCTCTGTTAGTATTATAGTAATTTAACCATTCTGGATTGTTAACAGCTGCAGCACCAGCTGCAGCACCTAAGATCATTGTGAAGATTAATGGTGTTAATAAACCTAACAATAAGTAAAAGAAAATCTTATACTTATTAGTATTTCTTGGCATGTAAACTGTGTAATCAGCAGCGTATGTAGTCCAACCGGCAGCAAAACCATATATAGTACTACCAAACGTCAATACACCTGCAGCAGTGGTTGGACCACCACCCCATGGACCATTTGTGAAGTGACCCGATTTAGATAATTGAGCAATAATGACAAAGAAAACAGCTAAATTTGGGACCCATGACCACTTCTCGTAAGCATGGATGACATTGTAACCGAAGAAAGAAATGATGAAAGTGCCACCAACGATCACAAGACATGCGGCCCATAGAGGAATTTCATGAGGTTCGTTGATGGTATTCAGAAGTTGAGCCGAGACTAAAGTGTTAACAGCACCCCAGCCAACACATGcaacaatattaataacACAAAATATTCTAGCAGTGACATTTCCAACCAAGAATCTGGACAAAATCATCTGTCTCAACCCAAATTCTGCACCAAACACAGAGAAAAATGCAACAGAAATACCACCGATgatgttgaagaagaaaatgcaTAAAACAGAAGTACCAAAATTGATGCCAAAGGCTATTGGACCTAAGATACCGATAGCATAAGCGGCAATGACCATGTTTGCTGAAAACCACATTGAAGCAGCGTTAAGCAAAGAAGGGTCATTCTTCTCTTCGTCCGTAATAGGTTCGACACCTTTTGTCTCTGCTTGAGCAGTAATAGCTGCAAATCTAGAGAACCAAGAGAGTTTGGTTTCCTCGTAGGTTTCAGCACCCTTCAGTTCGTTGTAATCCTCCTCAAATTGATCACTTTCATTGGTGACCTGTTTAAAATCACGTTTGTGCAACTCATAGTAATCGTCACTATTCTCCAAGTCCTTACTGGCATTCGACGTAGAAGCAAAATCCATATTTGTAACGAATAAAATTGTATTCTAGAAACCCTCTGTATATGTATCTATTCCCCTCGAAGTCGTGAGTGCAGGTTGTTTTTGTTGCCTTTCTGCAATTCAAACAGATGAACAGTAACAAGAATGAATActttgtatttatataccACCAAGATTATATACAATAAAACCAGCCCACTACAATTAATGAATGGAACCCAAGAGACAAACAccaattatttcaaatacCCTCCTTATATAACAATTTCAACTCCAAGAAGAAGTCATTTTAATTCCTTCATAAAATACAACGTTAAAAtgattaatttaaaattacaaaataaaattcaatgaaCTTATCTGCAATGtatctttatcattaaagACACTAATTAACAGTATTGAACGTTATCAGAAAtccaaaataaatttttcagcTCATCGAATTTCGAAAAGTGTCGCCCAATGCGgtaaaaaaagaaatgtgAAAAATTTTGCTGTTGCTTGGGCTGTTGAACTTTTGTATGCAAACAGCATCGAACGACAGCACTGAGGTATGTTTGTATAGGTGAATGTGTGAGTAACTTGGGACTGTCTCCCAAATGGTAAGGTTTTAACGTTATCAGTAATGTGACTGCTTGCTCTCGGATACGGTGGCTATGTTATGGAATAACGATGACTCTAGCGGTTTGTCTTCCCGCTACGAAGTGAACGGTCCGTAGGAGAAGCAGCGGTGATGCTGAGGTGTCCATGCATGGGCCGTGGGTCTTCACCAAATATGATAAATCCGAAATGACCTTCTGGTGCGTTTTGAATATAGGCTTGGTTGACAGCGAATTGGTACCCTATCCACGAAATGGCAGGGCTATGTTATGTGCAAACGAGCACAACCCTAACATTGTGTCAAGATGTCtctaaatatttgttttcaaGCAACCGACACTTGGTCGTGATCGTTGCTACATCTATATAGCATATGTAGAACCATGGATAAAATGACTATATGTTTCCGcttcttttataaatttaatgtgTTGTCGTCCATACTTGTTGTCTTGACTTAGCTGATGTTGCCGTCTCATCTAGCTTTCAGCACcaaaatgttaaaaacaaaaaaatacacATACATATGAATATACTTCCTGTTCCTTCATTGAACAATTCTATTTACATACTTAAATTATTTGCCTTTCTACAAAATATCTATTTATCAGATTCAGCTGTCACCACCTCTCCAGATAAAGGTTGGATTGCTTCATACTTCTTCCTCAGCTCCTGCTGATATGCATgatcatttttattgaattctCTTTTACGTGCTTTCTCTGCGGCCTCTGCATCCAATCTCGTTTGATCTTGCTCCTTTTGTAACCTCTTTTCAGCTACTCTCTTGGCATCTTTAATCGGACCCTGGTGTAACGTCTCCCTCTCAACTTCTTGCACTATATGCACTGTTGCGATGGTGATTGCCGTTAGCAAGCATGTGACACCTAATGTAATCTTACTAGCCCTGCTCATTACCAATATTGTCAGTTACCCTTTGCTTGATCCAGTTAACTCGCTATTTAACTTCAACTGTCAAGTGTCCATTGGTAACTTTTATGCTTATTTATTAGGGTTTTATTCACAGATTTTTCCATTTCTGGAAATATCAGAAGCATTCTCCACGAATATCTTGAAATCTACACCAATAGCTAAGCAATACCTTTTGAATCTGTTGTCCTTAAAAAGCGGTTACTAAGTGGTTAAAAGACAGAGTACTACTTCAGATAATACTTACACATAGTAGTCTATACACGGTGTAGAAAACACGTTCTTAAATACACATCTAAgagaaataatttatacAATGGTCGCATTGGTTCCAATATTCCCATCCAACACCCCATCTCCAGCTGCATCATATTCGCCAGCCATGAAGGCTGGCGACACTATTTATTTGTCCGGTCAAATCCATTTGAACGAGGATAACAAGCTTGTGGGTGGCTCCATCGCTGATAAGGCTGAACAAATATTCGAGAATGTCCAAAAGGTCTTAGCTGCCGCTAACTCAGACCTTGACCATGTGGTCAAATGCAACGTCTTTTTAAAGGATATAAAAGACTTTGCTGAATTTAACACCGTCTATGCCAAGTATTTCAATTCGCACAAACCAGCCAGATCTTGTGTCGCCGTTGCAGCTTTACCATTAAACGCAGATGTAGAAATGGAATGTATTGCTGTCGAAAAGAAATAGAACCTTCTTCTTCCACTTAGAAgtatatacttatatagACATGAAATAAATGACCACTCCACACGTAACAAACTCCAACGTATTTCCACCTGCCGTTAACCCAGTTCACCacaaatatacatatacgTATATTACAGTCTACTGAGGTTACAATCCCTACTACTTCGATGTCCCAATTTCAGGTGACTGTTTTATCAATGCAATGTACGGATGTTCaaagtatattttaataacgCGCGGTGTGTGGGTTAATAACTcttttattgaaaagttcattttcctttttttttaacatttcTGTTTGCTTTCGGTTTTCACCGTTCCAAACGGCATCGCGATCATTTTCCAGCGTGTTCTAAATTTCTTGTCTGCTTAGATATTCTCCTTCCAGCTCAGTGATATTCCTGTCTGCGCGTGGAACCCGCGCGCTGTTctagaaagaaaaaacatttGTTTCATGAGTAGCGGCCCGTTCCGCCCCCAAGCAACTTACCTCTCGCTTGCTAGACAGAGCCATCTCTTTTGCGTCCTGTCTAGCGCTTGAGATGATCGTGGACTCAAATGGCTTTCTGTgaacaaatttgaaaaatttcaatcttGTGATGAGCAAAGGTTTACGGACTTCTTACAAGTGTTACTGTTAATGTGAACAGTGTATAGTTTCAGTCAACTACCATCAACCTTCTTACCAACACtc
The Tetrapisispora phaffii CBS 4417 chromosome 11, complete genome DNA segment above includes these coding regions:
- the TPHA0K00900 gene encoding uncharacterized protein (similar to Saccharomyces cerevisiae FCY22 (YER060W-A); ancestral locus Anc_7.241) translates to MDFASTSNASKDLENSDDYYELHKRDFKQVTNESDQFEEDYNELKGAETYEETKLSWFSRFAAITAQAETKGVEPITDEEKNDPSLLNAASMWFSANMVIAAYAIGILGPIAFGINFGTSVLCIFFFNIIGGISVAFFSVFGAEFGLRQMILSRFLVGNVTARIFCVINIVACVGWGAVNTLVSAQLLNTINEPHEIPLWAACLVIVGGTFIISFFGYNVIHAYEKWSWVPNLAVFFVIIAQLSKSGHFTNGPWGGGPTTAAGVLTFGSTIYGFAAGWTTYAADYTVYMPRNTNKYKIFFYLLLGLLTPLIFTMILGAAAGAAAVNNPEWLNYYNTNRAGGLTYAILAVDSLGGFGEFCCVLLAMSTIANNIPNMYTIALSVQALWEPLSKVPRVIWTIIGNLFVFGLSVAAVYCFAGFMENFMNSIGYYLSIYVGISCCEHFLFRKGFKGYNIEDWNDTSKLPVGYAGTAALIVGIFGVALGMSQSYWTGEIGILIGGGADIGFELGMSWSFLTYMVLRPIELKYVGR
- the TPHA0K00920 gene encoding RidA family protein (similar to Saccharomyces cerevisiae HMF1 (YER057C) and MMF1 (YIL051C); ancestral locus Anc_7.238) produces the protein MVALVPIFPSNTPSPAASYSPAMKAGDTIYLSGQIHLNEDNKLVGGSIADKAEQIFENVQKVLAAANSDLDHVVKCNVFLKDIKDFAEFNTVYAKYFNSHKPARSCVAVAALPLNADVEMECIAVEKK
- the PET117 gene encoding Pet117p (similar to Saccharomyces cerevisiae PET117 (YER058W); ancestral locus Anc_7.239), with protein sequence MSRASKITLGVTCLLTAITIATVHIVQEVERETLHQGPIKDAKRVAEKRLQKEQDQTRLDAEAAEKARKREFNKNDHAYQQELRKKYEAIQPLSGEVVTAESDK